The genomic window ATAGCCAGCAGTGGGATCAGGAACTGCTGGATCTGTTTGATATCCCGGCCAGCATGCTGCCCCAGGTGATGGACTCATCCGATGACTTCGGGTGGGTGGATACCGCATTGCTGGGGGCTGCGATACCCGTCTGTGGTGTTGCTGGCGACCAGCAGGCGGCGCTGTTCGGGCAAACCTGTTTTCGCGAGGGCATGGCCAAGAGCACCTATGGCACCGGCTGTTTTCTGATGCTCAATACCGGCCTCAAGGCGCTCAAGTCCGAACATCGGCTGTTGACCACCGTGGCGTATCGGCTGAACGGTGTGCCTACCTATGCGCTCGAGGGCAGTATCTTTGTGGCCGGCGCTACCATCCAGTGGCTGCGTGATGGCCTGCAGCTGATTCGTGGTGCCAGTGATGCAGAACCCCTGGCGGAGCAGACATCCCTCGATCACGGTGTCTATCTGGTGCCGGCCTTCACCGGGCTTGGCGCGCCGCACTGGGATCCCAATGCCCGCGGCGCCATCTTTGGTCTGACCCGGGATACCGGCATCAAGGAGATCGTGACTGCGGGCCTGCAGTCGGTCTGCTACCAGACCAAGGACCTGCAAAAGGCCATGGAGAGCGACGGTGTGCGCCCGGTGGCGCTGCGGGTGGATGGCGGCATGGTCGTCAACAACTGGGTGCTGAGCTATCTGGCCGATATTCTGGGCGCGACCGTCGACAGGCCCAAAATCATCGAAACCACAGCGCTGGGCGTAGCCTATCTGGCGGGGCTGAGAGTAGGGGTGTTTGATTCGCTGGAATCACTGGAAAAACTCTGGCAGTGTGATCGCCGCTTTGAGCCCCGCATGGACAAGGCCCGTCGTGACGGCCTCTATGATGGCTGGAAAAAAGCTGTATCCAAGGTGCAGACGAACTAACCCGCTACCCCCGGGTGACCTTAAAGAGCCGCCGCTCCCATCAAGGAGTGGCGGCTTTTTGTTATGCGAGCGGTTGCTTCGGGTCGCTTAGCTCTGACGCAGGCCGAGATCGCGCAGGCGCTTGTAAAGGGTGTTGCGGCTGATGCCAAGCGCCTTGGCAGTGCGGGATATATTGCCCTCATGCAGGCTGTAGGCCGCCAGTGTCTCGTCTGTCGAGGTTGCATCCTGCGCTGGCGCCGCTGCTGTGCTTGCAGGCCAAGGGGCGGCTTCTTTCTCCGGCAGGGTGCGAGTCGTTAGCGTGTTTACCGGCGCGCTGCCCGTGGGCTCGGGCAGGGCATTACGCTGCTGTTCTATATCCTGAAAGAAGTCATCGGGCAGGTGCCAGGGCTCGATAGCATCCTCGTCCGCCATCGCCAGGGCAATCTGCAGAACACTGATCAGCTGGCGAATGTTGCCGGGCCAGGGGTGCTGGTCGAACAGGTTGAGTAATTCCTCGGACAGGGGCGCGCTCTGGCTGGGGTCGCGGTGCATCAGGTGCACCTGCTGGAAGAGATTTCGCCGGTCGGTGCGTTCGCGCAGCGGCGGCAGCTCGATATTCAAACCGGTGACGCGGTAGTATAAGTCCTGGCGAAAGAGCCCCTCCTGCACCTGGCTGCGCAGGCAGCGGTTGGTGGCGGAAACGAGCTTGATGTCCACCGGGTAGGACTCGGTGGAGCCCAGCGGGGTGACCTTGCGTTCCTGCAGCACGCGCAGCAGTCTCGCCTGGGCCTGGAGTGGCATTTCGCCGATTTCATCAAGAAAGAGCGTGCCCTTGTGCGCCTTGCGAATCAGGCCGATGGCGCCCTTGTTGCTGGCCCCGGTAAAGGCCCCTTTTTCATAGCCAAACAGCTCGGACTCCACCAGCTCGCCTGGAATGGCGGCGCAGTTGACCGCCACCAGTGCAAAGCGGCTGCGCGAGCTGTGCTGGTGCAGCGCCTTGACGAACACTTCCTTGCCGACGCCGGTTTCGCCGTGGATCAGAATGGGGATGTCCTTTTCGATAATACGTTCGGCCTGGCGTACGCAGCGATCAACGCGGGCATCGCCGTACCCGATCTGGTCCAGTCCGATGACGCCATTGCCGGCAGTCGGTGCTGTGCGGTTGTCGCCCGACGGACTGCCTGGCGGGGTGCTGTTGCCATCGGCTTTGTGCTGGCGAAAATCCACCGCCTGAATCACCCGTTCTATGGGTCTTTTGACCACGCCGTACATATGATGCTGGCCGGGGGTTCTGAGCTGCAGCGGCTGCAATTCGGGCTGGTTTTTAAGCTCGCGCAGGGGGCAATCGAACAGCTGGCTGATGCTGACCAGTGCCAGGTCGTACCCCAGCAGCAGCTCGGCGCGCCTGTTGGCTGAAATAATGGTGCCTTCTTCGTTGAATACCAGCAGGCCGGACCACTGGCTGTCGAGGTTGTCCAGATTGGTATTGAAGGTGAGCAAGAAGTGTTCAGCGCCGAAAGTGTTGATGATGAGGCGATTTTCCACCGATTGTGACATCAGTTTGACCATGCCCAGGGTATGGGCCTGGGGCAGGTAGGCATCGCTGGAGACATCCAGTACGCCCAACAGGTCGCGATTGACATCGAAAATGGGGGCCGCAGAGCCAATCATGAAACGGTTGGCTTTGAGGAAGTGTTCATCGCGCTGCACCTGCACCGCCTGACCGGAGGCGATGGCGGTGCCTATGGCATTGGTGCCGTGGGTCTTTTCGAGCCAGCTGGTGCCCTGCTGGAAAAAGGCCTTCTGGCGCTGGCCGACAAAGCGCTGATCACCCCAGCCATTGAGTACCTGACCGCGGCAGTCGGTAAGCAGAATCATGCATTTGCTGTTGGAGAGAATATTTTCATAGAAGGGTAGTACTTCCTGCCCGGTGGTGTGCACCAGTGAGTTGTGTTCCTCACGCAGTACCTTGCACTCGGAGCTGCCCAGTTGCTGCAGCCCGGGTTGGCTGTCGTGCTCCAGTCCGAACGAGCGGCAGCGGTCCCAGGAATCGAGGATCAGGCTGTCATGTTCGGTATCGCTGTTCGGAATGCGCATGGGGTTGGCTCTTTATTGTTTTTATAGTGTGCTGTTCAGCTGCGTCCTGATCTGGCAACAGTTTTCCGGACACATTTTCAAGCGGCTGCTCGTAGCGCTGATTCATAGTCCACAGGACTCATGTAATCATTGCTGGAGTGCAGTCGCACCCGGTTATAAAACACCTCGATGTACTCGAAGATGGCCTGCTTCGCGTCTTCCCGTGTCTTGAAGTCCTCGTGATAGATCAGCTCGGTCTTCAGGGTGTGAAAGAAGCTCTCTGCTGGGGCATTATCCCAACAATTTCCCTTGCGACTCATACTGCACCGGAAGTCATGTTTCTTCAGCAAGCGCTGAAAACTATCAGAGGCATACTGGCTACCTCGGTCACTATGGACCAATAGTTTGGCACTTGGCCGCCGTTTCCAGATCGCCATCTTCAGGGCGTCATTCACCAACGATGCCGGCATCCGCTTACCCATCGACCAACCCACAACAGCGCGCGAGCAAAGGTCAATAAAGACGGCCAGATAGAGCCATCCTTCCCGTGTCGGTAGTAGAGTAAGAGGCAAGGCGTAGTCAAACTATTTCCCTGCCTCTCCTCTCCGAACCGGACGTGCACCTTTCAGCGCATCCGGCTCTCCGTTCAACTGCTGGCGAGCGCCATAGCCACTTCAGTAAAACGCGAGGTATACGTGCTCTTGGGCGCTGTCCTCAGATAGGGGTTACCCTCTGGAAGACGCCACAGGAACCGTTTCTTGCCCTGTCCAACAAGTCGGTGCAGGACGGCACCACAGAGGTTGCCATGATTCGTTTTACCGTACAGTACCCAGGTCTTGCTTTGACCGGGTGCCGGGCGCTTGAACCAGTGGCGCATCAGTGGCTTGATTCGAGAACGGTACTTGCGGCCCAGCCAGTGGGCCAGTTTCCAGAACACGACACCATCAATGTGACCGAATATTTTGGCCTTAAAATCAACGAACTTATAGAACGTCGACCAGCCTTTCAGTTTACGATTGATAGCTTCAACCATGTCGATTTTACTTTCACTATAATTGCCTGACAGCATGGCCGTCAGCGATGCCGCGAAGTTCTTAGCCTTCTCTCGAGGGACCGTCGAGACCACCCGCATATCACCGTAACGGCTGCGTTTACGGATGATTCGATGTCCCAGAAAGACAAAGCCGTCATTCACATGGGTAATCTTGGTTTTGTCCATGTTCAGTGTCAGCTTCAGCCTCCCTTCGAGCACGCTCCGGCACTCCTCCCGGATCGCTTCAGCTTGTGCTTTAGTCCCTTTGACAATGAGTACAAAGTCATCGGCATAACGACAGTAAGCAACAGCGGGTTTCCAGTGCCAATTCTCCCGGATGGCCGTACTTCGACCGATCTGGATACTGCGGTTCCAGTACAATCGGTCATTGCGGGCTTTCTTGCTCAGGTAGCGTCCATGCAGATACTGGTCAAACTCATGTAGCATGATATTCGACAACAGCGGCGATATAACGCCCCCTTGGGGTACCCCTTCGCTGGCAGCCCGAAAGAGTCCGGCATCAATGTGCCCAGCTTTGATAAAACGCCATAGCAGCACTAAGAACCGATTATCTTTGATTCTGCGCCGTACAGCCTTCATCAGGAGGCGATGATGCACGGTATCGAAGTAACTGGACAGGTCACCCTCTATGACCCAGCGCCCCCTTGTCGCGGTACTGTCTGTGAGCTGTAATTTCACAGTACGGATGGCATGGTGGACACTGCGTTCAGGTCGGAAACCATACGAGAGCGTATGAAAATCACTCTCCCAGATGGGTTCCATCGCCATGAGCATCGCTCGTTGAACGATGCGGTCTCTGAGGGTTGGGATGCCCAGTGGCCGTTGCGTACCATTGGCCTTGGGAATGTAAACCCGGCGGGCCGGTAGCGGTTGGTAGGCACCCGAGAGGAGCTCCCCCCGAAGTGTCTCCAGGATTTCTGGCAGCGTGGCAAGTAGCGTCGCTTTGCCCACCCCATCAACGCCAGGCGTATGTGCGCCTTTGGAAGACAGGGTAATACGGGCGGCTTCAGCCAACCAGCCAGGCTGTGCTATCAGGCGCAACAAACGGTCAACTCGTCGAGTGGGGTCCGCTGTCGTCCATGTGGCCAGCTTGCATTGCATTTCGCTGATTATCAAAGGTCTTCACCCTGTTAGGTCAGGTAGTTTGCTTGGCAAACACATTCAAACTGCTCCCCTTCGCCATGTAATGAGCTTTCCCCATCGCGGACTACTACGGAAGCTCCGTCAGTCAATGCGGCATCGGCGTCATGCCACCTTGGCATCCGACATTGACCTTCCCCGGTTCATCTATCTGGACTCAAACATGTTGAGGAGGCTGCCCATCGCACTCTTTATCCTTGCGTGCTGCAAGTTGACAGAAAGCAGCAGTCCCGTCTGTGATGGATTCTGCTGTCCCGGAACCCGTCATATTTGTACGGTTCCTTCGGTCGGCAGCGCTTACATGTCAAACTGCCTTCCCTTTCTGTACGGCTTATCAGATCACGTAAGCCGTGGTGACATTTCAACCCCCAGAGGCGGATGAATGGGTTCATGTTCTTCAGCCTTTCAACATTTAGCCTTGAGGATCATCTTGGCTTAGTGATCTCGCCTCAATCCCCGTTGTCAGCGGGTTACATCACCCTGCGGGCATACCGCAGGTCACTGCCGCTCAGGCTCACCACCGTCACAGTCGATGGGGTAACGCGAAAATTACTGTCCTGATATTTCCGCCTAACATTCCAGATAGACTCGTGGTTCGTTTAAGCATCCTTGCTCGCCCCGAACTCCGGGCACACTGTAGGTGATGTCGCCGACATAGGCCTGATCCGGCTTCTCAGCTGAGAAGTTGCGATTCAGAAGGTTCGGAGCGATCGGCTTGTCGTGCTTCGAGTTCGTGGTCGCTTTGAATTTTCGCCGTGTCTTGCACTCAAGGCCTTCTTCTTTCATCAATCGGGCAATCCGGCGACGGCTGACCGTCTCATCCGCTCCAGCCAGAGCCTGCTGGATACGTCGTGTTCCATAGGTTGCGCGGCTTACGTCGTGCTGTTCACGTATCTTGGCCTTCAACGCCTCGTCCTGCTGATCTCTTTGGCTGGGCGGCCTTGACCGCCACTCGTAATAGCCACTGCGGGATACCTCAAACACCCGGCACATCAGGGCAGTGTTGAACGCACCCTGTTGAGCCTCAATGAAGGCGTACCTCAGCGAGATTCCTTGGCGAAGAAGGCGGCCGCCTTTTTTAGCAGCTCACGCTCCTCTTTGAGTCGGGCATTATCTCGCCGCAGTTTTTTCAACTCATCATACAGATGCTGATCATCCACCTGGTTACCGGAACTGACATCCTGCTTACCGTGATACTTGCGGATCCAGGTATGCAGCGTGTTAACGTTGACACCGAGCTCTCTGGCGGTCTGGCTGATAGATTGATCCGACTCTACCGCCAGCTTGACGGCGGCTTCTCTGAACTCAGCTGTATAAGAATTGGTTTTGTTCTGATTCATGACACACACCTTTATGGGCAGGTGATCTTACCTGCGTCTGTGTGTCCGGGAAACTATAGCCACTTCATCCCTGCCCGGTGTTCCCCGGTGCCCTGTTCAGTCTGTGACAGGGTTGAACAGGGCGTTGAGTGTTCAATCATCTGTTCAATTGACTGTTCAGTCAACAGTGTTTTGAATATAAATGTTCGAAGTCGAACATTTATACTCATGAGGTGTTTTTGATTATTTTACTAATTATCGTTAAAAAACATATAGTTGTAATTTTATTTGGTACGTTTTTGTACTTTGGCACGATGTTCGCTTTCCTTTGTTCGTATTCGAAAAAGCTGTGAGCCGCAGAGTTCGCAGTGCACCGGCCGCCTGAGCAGGCAGCCATGACAATAAGAACAAGGGACGACACTATGTCGCTAACACTGGAAAACATCACACGGGTGGTGGATGGCGTGCCATTCATCAGCGATGCGAATATCAGCTTCGAACCCGGATCTTTCAATGTCCTGCTGGGCCACACCCTGGCCGGCAAAACCTCTCTGATGCGACTGATGGCCGGGCTCGATAAACCGACCCAGGGCCGAGTGCTGATGGACGGCGCCGATGTCACCGGCATGCCGGTGCAGCAGCGCAATGTCTCCATGGTTTACCAGCAGTTCATTAACTACCCCAACCTGACGGTACGGGAAAATATAGCCTCGCCACTGCGTTTGTCGAAAATGCCGGAATCCCAGATCAAAAAGCGTGTTGATGAAACGGCGGCCATGTTGCGCATCGATCCCTTTATGGATCGCCTGCCACTGGAACTCTCCGGCGGGCAGCAGCAGCGCACCGCCATGGCGCGGGCGCTGGTGAAGGATGCCAGCCTGATACTGTTTGACGAACCCCTGGTGAACCTGGATTACAAGCTGCGCGAAGAGCTGCGCATGGAGCTGCGTGAGCTGTTCAAGGAGCGTCGCTCCATCGCCATCTATGCCACCACCGAGCCCAACGAAGCGCTGGCGCTGGGGGGCACCACCACCCTGTTGCATGAGGGCCGTATTATTCAGTCGGGCCCGGTGAATGCTGTTTACCGTCAGCCGGTGAACGTGACCTCGGCGGCGCTGTTCAGCGAGCCGCCCATCAACCTGCTGGGCGGTCGCGTCTCCGAGACGGAAGTCACCTTCGATGAATACGCCCACTTTCCGCTCAACCAGGATCTGCGCGATCTGACACCCGGTGACTACAGCTTCGGTGTGCGCCCCAGCCATATCGGCCTGGTGCCGCGCAATGACGATGACCTGGAGCTGGCCATGCAGGTCGAGCTGGCGGAAATCAGTGGCTCCGAAACCTTCATGCACGTCAAGAACCGCCACTTTAGCCTGGTATTGCAGCTGTCGGGGGTACACGAATACCGCACCGATGCGCCGATCAAGGTGTATCTGCCAACCCACAAGCTGTTCGTGTTCGACAAGAGTGGCGCCATGCTGCAGGCACCGACGCGTCTGGTCCAGGGGGCTGCCAACCATGTGTGAAAAAAATCTGAAATCCTGTGCGGACAGCGCCACGAGGGCGCGAGTCGCTGCACGGCTATCGGCGACACCCGAAGTCCGCCCGGCGCAGGGGGTAGCTAACCATGGCTGAGATACACCTGAAATCACTCGCCCACAGCTACAGTGACAAACCCACAAGCCCTTCGGACTACGCGATTCGGGAAATGGACCATGTCTGGCACCAGGGTGGCGCCTATGCGCTGCTGGGCCCGTCCGGCTGCGGCAAGAGTACCCTGCTGAACATCATTTCCGGTCTGCTGGCACCGTCCGAGGGCGAGGTGCTGTTCGACAATGTGCGCGTCAATGAACTCTCTCCCAAGGATCGCAATATCGCCCAGGTGTTCCAGTTCCCGGTGATCTACGACTCCATGACGGTGTTCGACAACCTGGCCTTCCCGTTGCGCAATGCCAAGGTACCGGAGCCCAAGGTGCGGGCCAAGGTGAATGAAGTCGCCGAGATTCTGGAGCTGCACCCGGTGCTGCACAACAAGGCCAAGAACCTGACCGCCGACGAAAAGCAGAAGGTGTCCATGGGACGTGGCCTGGTGCGGGACGATGTCTCGGCCATCCTGTTCGATGAGCCCCTGACCGTGATCGACCCGCACCTGAAATGGAAGCTGCGCCGCAAGCTCAAGCAGATCCATGAGCAGTTCAATATCACCATGGTGTACGTGACCCACGACCAGCTGGAGGCCTCGACCTTCGCCGACAAGATTGCGGTGATGTACGGCGGCCAGATCGTGCAGTTCGGCACGCCGCGGGAGCTGTTCGAGTCGCCCAACCATACCTTCGTGGGCTTTTTTATCGGCAGTCCCGGCATGAACCTGATCGAGGTGCGCCGCTGTGAAGGCGGGGTCAGTTTCGATGGTTTCAAGGTGCCGCTCAGCGATGAGCTGAACGAGCACCTCGCACTGGTGCCCAGCGACAACCTCAAGATCGGTATCCGCCCCGAGTTCGTGCATATCTGGGATGGTCCCACCGATGATGCCTTCGAGGCCCAGGTGCAGCACACCGAAGACCTTGGCACCTACAAGATCGTCACCTTCGAGCTGGGCGGGCAGACGCTCAAGGCCCGCATGGATGAAGACCGCGAAGTGCCCAATGGTCGTGCCTATGTGAGTTTCCCGCAGCAGTGGCTGAAGCTCTATATCGATGAGTTCCTGTTTGAGGAGCAAGCCCGATGATCATCAAGACTGAAAACAACAAAGCCTGGTGGCTGGTACTGCCGGTGTTCCTGCTGGTGGCCTTTTCGGCGGTCATTCCGCTGATGACCGTGGTGAACTACTCGGTGCAGGACATTTTTGACCAGAACAATGCCTACTTCGTGGGTGTGGACTGGTACCGCGAAGTGCTGCGCGACCCGCGCCTGCATGATTCGCTGCTGCGCCAGTTCATCTATTCGTTCTCGGTGCTGGCCATCGAGATTCCGCTCGGTATCGGCGTCGCACTGATGATGCCCACCCAGGGCCGCATGGGCTCGCTGTGCCTGATTCTGCTGGCCATACCGCTGCTGATTCCCTGGAACGTGGTGGGCACCATCTGGCAGATCTTTGGTCGCGCGGACATAGGCCTGTTCGGCTGGGCACTGAATGCCATGGGAATCGATTACAACTACGCCTCCAATACGGGCGATGCCTGGGCCACCGTGCTGCTGATGGATGTCTGGCACTGGACCTCCCTGGTGGCACTGCTGTGCTACTCGGGCCTGCGGGCCATTCCGGAGGCCTTCTACCAGGCGGCCGAGATTGACCGGGCGTCCAAGTGGGCAGTGTTCCGCTACATCCAGCTGCCGCGCCTCAAGAGCGTGCTGGTGATCGGTATTCTGCTGCGCTTCATGGACAGCTTCATGATCTATACCGAGCCCTTTGTGCTCACAGGCGGTGGCCCTGGCAACTCGACCACCTTCCTCAGCCAGACCCTGACCAAGATGGCCATCGGCCAGTTTGACCTCGGGCCGGCGGCGGCATTCTCGCTGATTTACTTCCTGATCGTGTTGCTGGTGTCCTGGCTGTTCTTCACGACCATCACCTATATGGACAAGGCGAAGTGAGGCCCGAATCATGAACATGACCAAACGCAAAATCGTCGGCATCACGCTCTATATACTGTTCCTGCTGGTGCCCATCTACTGGCTCATCAATATGTCATTCAAGACCAATGAAGAAATTCTGGGGTCTTTGAGCCTGTGGCCGAGCAACTTCACCTTCGACAACTACCTGGTGATCTTCACCGATGCCACCTGGTACTCGGGCTATATCAACTCCATCATCTATGTATCGATGAACGTAGTGATCACCCTGCTGGTGGCCTTGCCCGCGGCCTACGCTTTCAGCCGCTACCGCTTTGTCGGCGACAAGCACCTGTTCTTCTGGCTGCTGACCAACCGCATGGCGCCGCCCGCGGTCTTCCTGCTGCCGTTCTTCCAGCTGTACTCGTCCGTGGGGCTGTTCGACACCCATATAGCCGTGGCGCTGGCGCACTGCCTGTTCAACGTGCCCCTGGCGGTCTGGAT from Marinobacterium aestuarii includes these protein-coding regions:
- a CDS encoding ABC transporter ATP-binding protein, encoding MAEIHLKSLAHSYSDKPTSPSDYAIREMDHVWHQGGAYALLGPSGCGKSTLLNIISGLLAPSEGEVLFDNVRVNELSPKDRNIAQVFQFPVIYDSMTVFDNLAFPLRNAKVPEPKVRAKVNEVAEILELHPVLHNKAKNLTADEKQKVSMGRGLVRDDVSAILFDEPLTVIDPHLKWKLRRKLKQIHEQFNITMVYVTHDQLEASTFADKIAVMYGGQIVQFGTPRELFESPNHTFVGFFIGSPGMNLIEVRRCEGGVSFDGFKVPLSDELNEHLALVPSDNLKIGIRPEFVHIWDGPTDDAFEAQVQHTEDLGTYKIVTFELGGQTLKARMDEDREVPNGRAYVSFPQQWLKLYIDEFLFEEQAR
- a CDS encoding IS3 family transposase, with translation MKAKIREQHDVSRATYGTRRIQQALAGADETVSRRRIARLMKEEGLECKTRRKFKATTNSKHDKPIAPNLLNRNFSAEKPDQAYVGDITYSVPGVRGEQGCLNEPRVYLEC
- a CDS encoding ABC transporter ATP-binding protein, with the protein product MSLTLENITRVVDGVPFISDANISFEPGSFNVLLGHTLAGKTSLMRLMAGLDKPTQGRVLMDGADVTGMPVQQRNVSMVYQQFINYPNLTVRENIASPLRLSKMPESQIKKRVDETAAMLRIDPFMDRLPLELSGGQQQRTAMARALVKDASLILFDEPLVNLDYKLREELRMELRELFKERRSIAIYATTEPNEALALGGTTTLLHEGRIIQSGPVNAVYRQPVNVTSAALFSEPPINLLGGRVSETEVTFDEYAHFPLNQDLRDLTPGDYSFGVRPSHIGLVPRNDDDLELAMQVELAEISGSETFMHVKNRHFSLVLQLSGVHEYRTDAPIKVYLPTHKLFVFDKSGAMLQAPTRLVQGAANHV
- the ltrA gene encoding group II intron reverse transcriptase/maturase; amino-acid sequence: MIISEMQCKLATWTTADPTRRVDRLLRLIAQPGWLAEAARITLSSKGAHTPGVDGVGKATLLATLPEILETLRGELLSGAYQPLPARRVYIPKANGTQRPLGIPTLRDRIVQRAMLMAMEPIWESDFHTLSYGFRPERSVHHAIRTVKLQLTDSTATRGRWVIEGDLSSYFDTVHHRLLMKAVRRRIKDNRFLVLLWRFIKAGHIDAGLFRAASEGVPQGGVISPLLSNIMLHEFDQYLHGRYLSKKARNDRLYWNRSIQIGRSTAIRENWHWKPAVAYCRYADDFVLIVKGTKAQAEAIREECRSVLEGRLKLTLNMDKTKITHVNDGFVFLGHRIIRKRSRYGDMRVVSTVPREKAKNFAASLTAMLSGNYSESKIDMVEAINRKLKGWSTFYKFVDFKAKIFGHIDGVVFWKLAHWLGRKYRSRIKPLMRHWFKRPAPGQSKTWVLYGKTNHGNLCGAVLHRLVGQGKKRFLWRLPEGNPYLRTAPKSTYTSRFTEVAMALASS
- a CDS encoding transposase, giving the protein MNQNKTNSYTAEFREAAVKLAVESDQSISQTARELGVNVNTLHTWIRKYHGKQDVSSGNQVDDQHLYDELKKLRRDNARLKEERELLKKAAAFFAKESR
- the glpK gene encoding glycerol kinase GlpK; protein product: MTKYLLAIDQGTTSSRAIVFSGEGQILATSQQEFAQHFPEDGWVEHEPADIWGTVLQTCRDVIAKCGIEAQQIAAIGITNQRETTLVWDRVTGEPLYNAIVWQDRRTAKYCESLKQQELEDFISAKTGLLIDPYFSATKVRWILQQVPGARERAERGELAFGTVDTYLLWHLTGGREHRTDATNASRTLLFNIHSQQWDQELLDLFDIPASMLPQVMDSSDDFGWVDTALLGAAIPVCGVAGDQQAALFGQTCFREGMAKSTYGTGCFLMLNTGLKALKSEHRLLTTVAYRLNGVPTYALEGSIFVAGATIQWLRDGLQLIRGASDAEPLAEQTSLDHGVYLVPAFTGLGAPHWDPNARGAIFGLTRDTGIKEIVTAGLQSVCYQTKDLQKAMESDGVRPVALRVDGGMVVNNWVLSYLADILGATVDRPKIIETTALGVAYLAGLRVGVFDSLESLEKLWQCDRRFEPRMDKARRDGLYDGWKKAVSKVQTN
- a CDS encoding carbohydrate ABC transporter permease, encoding MIKTENNKAWWLVLPVFLLVAFSAVIPLMTVVNYSVQDIFDQNNAYFVGVDWYREVLRDPRLHDSLLRQFIYSFSVLAIEIPLGIGVALMMPTQGRMGSLCLILLAIPLLIPWNVVGTIWQIFGRADIGLFGWALNAMGIDYNYASNTGDAWATVLLMDVWHWTSLVALLCYSGLRAIPEAFYQAAEIDRASKWAVFRYIQLPRLKSVLVIGILLRFMDSFMIYTEPFVLTGGGPGNSTTFLSQTLTKMAIGQFDLGPAAAFSLIYFLIVLLVSWLFFTTITYMDKAK
- a CDS encoding sigma-54-dependent Fis family transcriptional regulator: MRIPNSDTEHDSLILDSWDRCRSFGLEHDSQPGLQQLGSSECKVLREEHNSLVHTTGQEVLPFYENILSNSKCMILLTDCRGQVLNGWGDQRFVGQRQKAFFQQGTSWLEKTHGTNAIGTAIASGQAVQVQRDEHFLKANRFMIGSAAPIFDVNRDLLGVLDVSSDAYLPQAHTLGMVKLMSQSVENRLIINTFGAEHFLLTFNTNLDNLDSQWSGLLVFNEEGTIISANRRAELLLGYDLALVSISQLFDCPLRELKNQPELQPLQLRTPGQHHMYGVVKRPIERVIQAVDFRQHKADGNSTPPGSPSGDNRTAPTAGNGVIGLDQIGYGDARVDRCVRQAERIIEKDIPILIHGETGVGKEVFVKALHQHSSRSRFALVAVNCAAIPGELVESELFGYEKGAFTGASNKGAIGLIRKAHKGTLFLDEIGEMPLQAQARLLRVLQERKVTPLGSTESYPVDIKLVSATNRCLRSQVQEGLFRQDLYYRVTGLNIELPPLRERTDRRNLFQQVHLMHRDPSQSAPLSEELLNLFDQHPWPGNIRQLISVLQIALAMADEDAIEPWHLPDDFFQDIEQQRNALPEPTGSAPVNTLTTRTLPEKEAAPWPASTAAAPAQDATSTDETLAAYSLHEGNISRTAKALGISRNTLYKRLRDLGLRQS